In Candidatus Methylomirabilota bacterium, a genomic segment contains:
- a CDS encoding amidase: protein MAPRVAGSEDVVFQPVRALAEGVRTRRISPVKLAETFLDRLERLGPRYNAVVTITRDRALEQARRAEAEISAGRYRGPLHGIPYGAKDLLATSGGIPTTWGAAPFKDRVFDFDATAILRLEAAGAVLCAKLAMVELAGGMGYRQPNAAFTGPGVNPWNRDAWSGGSSSGSGSAVAAGLVPFAIGSETWGSILSPAGHCGIAGLRPTYGRVSRHGAMALCWTLDKLGPLALTADDCGLVLEAIAGRDPVDPTTVDRSYRYPGAGPAGRRFRFGVLRGVTDGCEPEVRDNFARSLEVLKALGTVDEVALPDLPYDDITRTILFAEAASAFEDLIESGGIAALTAPEDRYTAYARDAILAKDYLKALRLREVMMREADRVLAPLDALVAPGRATVAAMLGAEVRSAIRGTARDVMGAVGNGAGLPGLTVPNGFGARGLPTGLQFMGRAWEENTVIAAACAYQSVTDWHTQHPDVA from the coding sequence ATGGCCCCGCGGGTTGCGGGCTCGGAGGACGTGGTCTTCCAGCCGGTGCGCGCCCTCGCCGAGGGCGTCCGCACGCGCCGGATCTCGCCGGTGAAGCTGGCGGAGACCTTCCTCGATCGCCTGGAGCGGCTGGGCCCGCGCTACAACGCGGTGGTGACCATCACGCGCGATCGCGCGCTCGAGCAGGCGCGGCGGGCCGAGGCGGAGATCTCGGCGGGACGCTATCGCGGCCCGCTCCACGGTATCCCCTATGGAGCCAAGGATCTGCTCGCCACCTCGGGCGGCATCCCGACGACGTGGGGGGCGGCCCCGTTCAAGGATCGCGTGTTCGACTTCGACGCCACCGCGATCCTGCGCCTCGAAGCCGCCGGCGCGGTGCTCTGCGCCAAGCTCGCGATGGTGGAGCTGGCCGGCGGGATGGGCTACCGCCAGCCGAACGCGGCCTTCACCGGGCCCGGCGTGAATCCCTGGAACCGCGACGCGTGGAGCGGCGGCTCGTCGAGCGGCTCGGGCTCGGCCGTCGCGGCTGGTCTGGTGCCGTTCGCGATCGGCTCGGAAACCTGGGGATCGATCCTCTCGCCCGCCGGTCACTGCGGCATCGCCGGCCTGCGACCGACCTATGGCCGGGTCAGCCGCCACGGGGCGATGGCGCTCTGCTGGACGCTCGACAAGCTGGGGCCGCTGGCCTTGACCGCCGACGACTGCGGCCTGGTGCTCGAGGCCATCGCCGGCCGCGACCCCGTCGATCCGACCACGGTGGATCGGTCGTATCGCTATCCGGGCGCCGGCCCGGCGGGCCGGCGGTTCCGGTTCGGCGTGCTCCGTGGCGTCACCGACGGCTGCGAGCCCGAGGTGCGGGACAATTTTGCGCGCTCGCTCGAGGTGCTGAAGGCACTCGGCACGGTGGACGAGGTCGCGCTGCCCGATCTGCCGTACGACGACATCACGCGGACGATCCTCTTCGCGGAGGCGGCGAGCGCGTTCGAGGATCTCATCGAGAGCGGCGGCATCGCCGCCCTGACCGCCCCCGAGGATCGCTACACCGCGTACGCCCGCGACGCGATCCTGGCCAAGGACTATCTCAAGGCGCTGCGGCTACGTGAGGTGATGATGCGCGAGGCGGATCGCGTGCTCGCCCCGCTCGACGCGCTGGTGGCGCCCGGGCGCGCCACCGTCGCGGCGATGCTGGGCGCCGAGGTGCGCAGCGCGATTCGCGGCACCGCCCGCGACGTGATGGGCGCGGTGGGCAACGGGGCGGGGCTCCCCGGGCTGACGGTGCCCAACGGCTTCGGCGCGCGCGGGCTGCCGACCGGCCTGCAGTTCATGGGACGCGCGTGGGAGGAGAACACCGTCATCGCCGCGGCCTGCGCGTACCAGTCCGTCACGGACTGGCACACGCA
- a CDS encoding ketopantoate reductase C-terminal domain-containing protein: MAKRMLFIGGGAIGSYLGAFLARAGHEVTIVDPWPEQVDTLRSRGIAVTGPHDPFEAKPVALHVHELQRLGADFDIAFIAMKAYDTAWATWMALPHLTPAGYVVSAQNCWNDPIVASIAGPERSVGLIMSKIGVALWKAGQVERGMEKGQGAGHDVFRAGEHDGRITSRVTELAEIMSVVDGARPTDNLWGERWSKLCANCMGNPVQAMTGLGSVEIAGQPRGREITIRIAQESAAVGLKLGYRIPKFNGREAEQWAQAGRPDVYNELDTMLTPKAGAGRNWRASMAQDVIKGRRTEIDFMNGLVVDKGRETGIPTPVSQAVVGIVREIDAGSRKPSPGHIEEALTRAGA; encoded by the coding sequence ATGGCCAAGCGCATGCTGTTCATCGGCGGCGGAGCAATCGGCAGCTACCTGGGCGCGTTCCTCGCGCGGGCCGGTCACGAGGTGACGATCGTGGATCCCTGGCCGGAGCAGGTGGACACGCTCCGCAGCCGCGGCATCGCGGTCACCGGGCCGCACGATCCCTTCGAGGCCAAGCCGGTCGCCCTGCACGTCCACGAGCTGCAGCGGCTCGGCGCCGACTTCGACATCGCGTTCATCGCGATGAAAGCCTACGACACCGCGTGGGCGACCTGGATGGCCCTGCCCCATCTCACGCCCGCGGGCTACGTGGTCTCCGCGCAGAACTGCTGGAACGACCCGATCGTGGCCTCGATCGCCGGCCCGGAGCGGTCGGTGGGCCTGATCATGTCGAAGATCGGGGTGGCGCTCTGGAAGGCGGGCCAGGTGGAGCGCGGCATGGAGAAGGGACAGGGCGCCGGCCACGACGTCTTCCGGGCGGGCGAGCACGACGGCCGCATCACTTCGCGCGTCACCGAGCTGGCCGAGATCATGAGCGTGGTGGACGGGGCGCGGCCCACCGACAACCTCTGGGGCGAGCGCTGGTCCAAGCTCTGCGCCAACTGCATGGGCAATCCGGTCCAGGCCATGACCGGCCTCGGCAGCGTGGAGATCGCGGGCCAGCCGCGCGGCCGCGAGATCACCATCCGCATCGCGCAGGAGTCCGCCGCGGTCGGGCTCAAGCTCGGGTACCGCATCCCGAAGTTCAACGGCCGCGAGGCCGAGCAGTGGGCCCAGGCGGGACGGCCCGATGTCTACAACGAGCTGGATACGATGCTCACCCCGAAGGCGGGCGCCGGACGCAACTGGCGGGCGTCGATGGCCCAGGACGTGATCAAGGGACGGCGAACCGAGATCGACTTCATGAACGGGCTGGTCGTCGACAAGGGCCGCGAGACGGGAATCCCCACGCCGGTGTCGCAGGCGGTGGTGGGCATCGTGCGCGAGATCGACGCGGGCAGCCGCAAGCCGTCGCCCGGGCACATCGAGGAAGCGCTCACCCGAGCCGGCGCCTGA